GAGAGTTAGAGATCAATGGTACGTTAGAGATATAATTAATGGATTAAATTACAATAATACTCCAAGAGTTTAAAAAATAAGGAGAAAAAATAAAATAAGGAGAAAAAATAAAAAAATGACAGAATTAGAAATTAAACAAGAAGTAGAAAGACAATTTAATATTTTAAGTCGTGGGTGCGATGAAATAATTAATGAAAATGAATTTAAGAAAAAGTTGGAAAAATCAATTTCGACAAATACTCCATTAAGAGTAAAATTGGGGATTGATCCGACTGGGTCTGATTTGCATTTGGGACATGCGGTACCTTTGAGAAAATTGAAACAGTTTCAAGATTTGGGACACGATGTGTTTTTCTTGATTGGGACTTTCACTGGAAGAATTGGGGATCCAACTGGAAAATCTGAAACTAGAAAAATGTTGTCAGAAGAACAAGTTATGGAAAATATTAAAACATATTTGGATCAAGTAAAATTAATTTTGGATTTAGATAAAATTAATGTTGTTTACAATGCTGACTGGTTGGAAAAATTATCGTTATCAGATGCATTGAATTTGTTGTCACAATTTACAGTTTCACAAATGATTTCGAGAGAAGATTTTTCAAAAAGATTATCTGAAAATAAACCAGTTTCATTGATTGAGTTTATGTATCCAATTTTACAAGGTTATGATTCAGTAGAATTACACGCTGATGTGGAATTAGGTGCGACTGAACAAAAATTCAATTTGTTAAGAGGAAGAGATTTACAGAAAAACTTTGGTCAAGAGCAACAAATTTGTATGATAATGCCGATTTTGGTTGGACTCGATGGAGTGGAAAAAATGTCTAAATCACTTGGAAACTACATTGGCGTAAAAGACACTCCAAATGATATGTTTGGAAAAGTTATGTCAATTTCAGATGAATTGATGGAAAATTATTACACAATGATAACCGATGTTCCATTTGAGAAAATTGAAGAAATCAAGACTCAAATCGCAGATGGAAGTTTACATCCAATGGAAGCTAAAAAACAATTGGGAGCAGAAGTTGTAAAAATTTACTACGGTGAAGAAGCGGCTAAAGAAGCGAGAGATTGGTTTGAAAATGTATTCAGTAAGAGAAACTTAAATGTTGACTTGCCTGAAGTTGAATTGGAATATAAAGAAGTTGGAATCATTGATTTATTGGTAAAAGAAACAGGATTGATGAAAACAACAAGTGAAGCTAGAAGATTAATTCAACAAGGTGGATTCAAAATAAACGATGAGCCAATAAAAGATGTGAAAGCTACAGTTGTTCTTGAAAGTGGAATGATTGTGCGAGCTGGGAAGAAAAAAATTGTTAAAGTGAAATAATTAGATTTATACTATTTCCCATTTAAACAGCAAACTAGTTATAATTGTAATTATTCTCATATTTTTAAAAAACTATTTCAAAAACTTGGGATAGTTTTTTTATTTCATAAAATATAAAATTTTGTATTTTTCCAAATTTGTAGTATAATCTAACAATAGTAAGTTTCAAAAAGGAGATAGAAATGGAAATTTATGGAATTGGGACAGACATTATTGAAATATCCCGAATTGAAAAGGCGATTAAGCAGACAAGCCTTTTTAAAAGAAAAGTTTATACAGAAAAGGAAATTGAGCATATTGAGAAAAAGAAACATCCATATTCTAGTTATGCAGGGAGATTTGCGGCGAAAGAAGCAGTTTCTAAGGCATTTGGGACTGGAGTGCATGGATTTTCGCTAAGTGATATTGAGATTTTGAATGATGAGTTAGGAAAGCCTTATGTAGTGCTTTATAACAAGATAAAGGAAAAGGCTTTTGGGATGATGATTCAGATTAGCATTTCACATAGCAGGGAATATGCAGTTAGTACGGTTATTATTTATAAGGAATAGAAAAATTTTAAAATAAAAGGATAAAAATTGTAAAAAAGAAAGGTGTGAAAAAAGTATGTTTTGGAGAAATGATTTTAAGGCAGGAGTAGGTAAAAGCAGGATTTTTACTTTGCTGGTTATGATTTTG
The DNA window shown above is from Leptotrichia wadei and carries:
- the tyrS gene encoding tyrosine--tRNA ligase encodes the protein MTELEIKQEVERQFNILSRGCDEIINENEFKKKLEKSISTNTPLRVKLGIDPTGSDLHLGHAVPLRKLKQFQDLGHDVFFLIGTFTGRIGDPTGKSETRKMLSEEQVMENIKTYLDQVKLILDLDKINVVYNADWLEKLSLSDALNLLSQFTVSQMISREDFSKRLSENKPVSLIEFMYPILQGYDSVELHADVELGATEQKFNLLRGRDLQKNFGQEQQICMIMPILVGLDGVEKMSKSLGNYIGVKDTPNDMFGKVMSISDELMENYYTMITDVPFEKIEEIKTQIADGSLHPMEAKKQLGAEVVKIYYGEEAAKEARDWFENVFSKRNLNVDLPEVELEYKEVGIIDLLVKETGLMKTTSEARRLIQQGGFKINDEPIKDVKATVVLESGMIVRAGKKKIVKVK
- the acpS gene encoding holo-ACP synthase — encoded protein: MEIYGIGTDIIEISRIEKAIKQTSLFKRKVYTEKEIEHIEKKKHPYSSYAGRFAAKEAVSKAFGTGVHGFSLSDIEILNDELGKPYVVLYNKIKEKAFGMMIQISISHSREYAVSTVIIYKE